Proteins encoded by one window of Desulfovibrio ferrophilus:
- the rfbD gene encoding dTDP-4-dehydrorhamnose reductase, with the protein MSGTKALILGGETGLLGMSLAATFEDAGWEVITTPRPSDDAWNPAALGELLDRHAPDVVFNTWAYTQVDLAEDESDQARRVNAVLPEILGRLASDRSFKLVHYSTDFVFGGKAETPRKEEEKPTPECVYGRTKFEGERALLALDLPDLLIIRTAWLFGPGKKNFVRTMLDLCRRNNCVSVVHDQVGSPTYTPDLAKYSLDLIRADAKGLYHVANAGRASWCELASEALRSAGVSCEVTAIASSEYPQKAKRPGFSVLDTEKFTETTGVTPRSWVQAVRDYVYRETTQED; encoded by the coding sequence ATGAGTGGTACCAAGGCCCTGATTCTGGGTGGCGAGACAGGCCTGTTGGGCATGTCTCTGGCGGCGACGTTTGAAGACGCGGGATGGGAAGTGATCACCACCCCACGCCCCAGTGATGACGCCTGGAATCCTGCTGCATTGGGCGAATTGCTCGATCGTCATGCTCCGGATGTCGTCTTCAACACCTGGGCCTACACCCAGGTGGATCTGGCCGAGGACGAATCCGACCAGGCGCGGCGTGTCAATGCCGTACTACCCGAAATACTCGGGCGTCTGGCCAGTGATCGCTCATTCAAGCTGGTGCACTATTCCACGGATTTCGTTTTCGGTGGCAAAGCCGAGACCCCACGCAAGGAAGAAGAAAAACCCACACCCGAATGCGTCTATGGTCGCACCAAGTTTGAAGGCGAACGTGCGTTGCTAGCTCTGGATCTGCCCGATCTGCTCATTATCCGCACAGCCTGGCTCTTCGGTCCGGGCAAAAAGAATTTCGTACGCACTATGCTCGATCTCTGTCGCCGCAACAACTGTGTCAGCGTGGTTCACGATCAGGTTGGGTCCCCCACCTACACTCCGGACCTTGCCAAATACAGCCTGGACCTTATCCGTGCCGACGCCAAGGGCCTGTATCACGTGGCCAATGCTGGCCGCGCCAGTTGGTGCGAACTAGCCAGCGAGGCCCTCCGCTCGGCAGGTGTCTCCTGTGAAGTCACGGCCATTGCTTCCTCGGAATATCCCCAAAAGGCCAAGCGTCCGGGATTTTCCGTCCTGGATACCGAAAAATTCACGGAAACCACTGGTGTCACGCCACGTTCCTGGGTCCAAGCCGTTCGTGACTACGTCTACCGCGAGACCACTCAGGAAGAC
- the rfbB gene encoding dTDP-glucose 4,6-dehydratase, giving the protein MKLLVTGGCGFIGTNFIYHMLAKHQDLSIVNLDKLTYAGNRANLAPLEEKNDGRYSFVRADIADADAMASILKEHSIEAVVNFAAESHVDRSISDPAPFITTNVNGAQTLLHAAMKADIQRYVHVSTDEVYGSLSMEDPAFTENNPLAPNSPYSASKASADLIVRSYFKTFGYPAVITRCSNNYGPWQFPEKLIPLMFKLASADKPLPVYGDGMNVRDWIFVTDHCLGVELALLKGRPGAVYNFGGNAEKTNMDVVQAILRTLGKPEDLVTFVTDRPGHDRRYAMDYDLAARELGFAPQYDFETGLTETLAWYQHHHDWIASIESGEYRKFMDNWYGDRK; this is encoded by the coding sequence ATGAAACTGCTCGTTACGGGCGGGTGCGGATTCATCGGCACCAATTTCATCTATCATATGCTTGCCAAGCATCAGGACCTGTCCATCGTCAACCTGGACAAGCTGACCTACGCGGGCAACCGGGCCAACCTCGCGCCCCTGGAAGAGAAGAACGACGGCCGATACAGCTTCGTCCGCGCCGATATCGCCGACGCCGACGCCATGGCGAGCATCCTGAAGGAGCATTCCATCGAGGCTGTGGTCAACTTCGCAGCCGAGTCCCATGTGGACCGCTCCATCTCGGACCCTGCACCATTCATCACGACCAACGTCAATGGCGCACAGACCCTGCTTCACGCAGCCATGAAAGCCGACATCCAACGCTATGTGCACGTCTCCACGGATGAGGTCTACGGATCACTCTCCATGGAAGACCCGGCGTTTACGGAAAACAATCCTCTGGCCCCCAATAGCCCCTACTCGGCATCCAAGGCCTCTGCGGACCTTATCGTTCGTTCCTATTTCAAGACTTTTGGTTACCCGGCAGTCATCACCCGCTGTTCCAACAATTACGGCCCGTGGCAATTCCCGGAAAAACTGATCCCGCTGATGTTCAAGCTCGCCAGCGCGGACAAGCCTCTGCCCGTATACGGCGACGGCATGAACGTCCGGGACTGGATCTTCGTGACCGATCATTGTCTGGGCGTGGAACTGGCACTGCTCAAAGGCCGCCCCGGCGCGGTATACAACTTCGGTGGCAATGCGGAAAAAACCAATATGGATGTGGTACAAGCTATCCTGCGGACCTTGGGCAAACCCGAAGACCTGGTGACCTTTGTCACCGACCGCCCGGGACACGACAGGCGCTACGCCATGGATTACGATCTTGCAGCCCGTGAGCTGGGCTTTGCCCCGCAATATGATTTTGAAACCGGGCTGACCGAAACCCTGGCCTGGTATCAACATCACCACGACTGGATCGCCAGCATTGAAAGCGGTGAATACCGCAAGTTCATGGACAATTGGTACGGAGATCGAAAATGA